From the Solanum pennellii chromosome 4, SPENNV200 genome, one window contains:
- the LOC107016769 gene encoding uncharacterized protein LOC107016769 translates to MSINASKLRLFVFHGNIQLIHLENVPVLSNVLYAPRELVLEDQDDFVNIFSSIPALECFSWDLFEVDNGSFKVIPTKLPSALNCLKRLFMSWITLVEFFELSFALFIIRSSPYLEEILIKIVTKEVVDEIPASFSDITFNHLRKVKFYDVLLDEVEIQLIKDLLAKSPALVKMVIKPRQMESNNSLNVLAEITKFQRASSKAEVVYLVD, encoded by the exons ATGAGTATTAATGCTTCAAAGCTAAGGTTATTTGTCTTTCATGGCAATATACAATTGATACATCTTGAAAATGTCCCTGTTCTTTCCAATGTTCTGTATGCGCCTAGAGAATTAGTTCTAGAGGACCAAGAtgattttgtcaatattttttcgTCTATTCCTGCTCTCGAGTGTTTCAGCTGGGATCTTTTTGAG GTCGATAATGGATCATTTAAAGTTATACCAACAAAGCTTCCATCAGCTCTTAACTGTCTGAAACGCCTATTCATGTCTTGGATTACTCTTGTTGAGTTTTTTGAGCTTTCGTTTGCTCTTTTCATAATACGGAGCTCTCCATATTTGgaagaaattttaattaagaTTGTTACTAag GAGGTTGTTGATGAGATTCCTGCTAGCTTTTCggatatcacatttaatcatTTGAGGaaagttaagttttatgatgtactattagaTGAGGTTGAAATTCAGCTTATCAAGGATTTATTGGCAAAGTCTCCAGCATTGGTGAAAATGGTAATCAAGCCTCGTCAAATGGAAAGTAACAATTCTCTCAACGTACTCGCGGAGATAACAAAGTTTCAACGGGCATCATCTAAAGCAGAAGTCGTGTATCTTGTTGATTAG